The genomic DNA TCCGACGGGTCAGGACTGTCCGGCAGGGGGGTGGCCGGCGGTGGTTCAACCACGGTACATTCGAACAGCGCAAGCCGTACGGCCTTGCGGCCCGTAGCCGGGACGCGGAAATTCTCCTTCAGCGTGTGTTCCAGTTCCCGGAGCACCAGGCTGCTGATGACTGCTTCGTGCTCGTCCAGCACATGGCGAACCAGATCCAGACAAAGGCCGCGCGTTGCGAATGCGCTCGCGAGGACGTTGGTGTCGAGGAAGACCCTCACGATACATCGCGAAAGACGTCCTCGTCGGTCAGGTATCCCGCGGATTCGGCATATGGCGCTATCAGGCGGCGCGCTTCCTCGAGCCGGGCGCGCGCGATGTGTCGGCGCAACACCTCCCGTGCCAGATCACTCTTCGTACGGTGCGTCTTCCTGGCAAGCCGCGTCAGTTCTTTATCCAGCTTGTCGTCGATGCGTAACGTGAGGGTTCCCATTTCAATCGTCCGCGATGACGGGGATGTAAGACAGCGTAACACACCTGACGTTCGCCAGTCATCGCATCCTCCTTTCCCCCCTGCAACCCCGACCTCTGGAAGGGCTTGACAGTAACAGCGCCCGGTGGACATCCGGAAATGGCCGCGCCGTATCCCG from Gammaproteobacteria bacterium includes the following:
- a CDS encoding putative toxin-antitoxin system toxin component, PIN family, yielding MRVFLDTNVLASAFATRGLCLDLVRHVLDEHEAVISSLVLRELEHTLKENFRVPATGRKAVRLALFECTVVEPPPATPLPDSPDPSDAPILAAALAANSDIFVTGDQALLTMKDVEGMAILSPRGFWERLRQRGV
- a CDS encoding ribbon-helix-helix domain-containing protein is translated as MGTLTLRIDDKLDKELTRLARKTHRTKSDLAREVLRRHIARARLEEARRLIAPYAESAGYLTDEDVFRDVS